A window from Citrus sinensis cultivar Valencia sweet orange chromosome 5, DVS_A1.0, whole genome shotgun sequence encodes these proteins:
- the LOC102628894 gene encoding chaperone protein dnaJ 8, chloroplastic isoform X2 → MGSNMRTICRPHMVFTSLISCRDQARSFIKVSFRSPNYRPRSSSWFGFRELNRTESWFRVNQRRTVVSAANWADEKSPYETLELERDADEEQIKVAYRRLAKFYHPDVYDGRGTLGKGETAEAKFIKIQAAYELLIDEERRRQYDMDNRVNPMKASQAWMEWLIKKRKAFDQRGDMAIAAWAEQQQLELNLRARRLSRSKHLKTLSRLVALLLPLQKPSTDFSDFIF, encoded by the exons ATGGGCAGCAATATGAGAACGATATGTAGGCCTCACATGGTGTTCACTTCACTGATAAGTTGCAGAGACCAAGCTCGATCTTTCATTAAGGTTTCATTTCGAAGCCCTAATTACAGACCTCGATCATCTTCTTGGTTCGGCTTCAGAGAATTGAACCGGACCGAGTCGTGGTTTCGTGTGAATCAGAGGAGGACTGTAGTTAGCGCAGCCAATTGGGCCGATGAAAAATCTCCATACGAAACTCTtg AGCTAGAAAGGGATGCTGATGAAGAGCAGATAAAGGTCGCGTACAGGCGCTTGGCTAAATTCTATCATCCAGATG TCTATGATGGTAGAGGGACTCTTGGGAAAGGGGAAACAGCTGAAGCTAAATTCATTAAGATTCAAGCTGCTTATGAGCTGCTCATTGATGAGGAAAGACGGAGGCAATATGATATGGATAATCGAGTCAACCCAATGAAG GCATCTCAAGCATGGATGGAGTGGCTTATCAAAAAACGAAAAGCTTTTGATCAGCGAGGTGATATGGCCATTGCGGCTTGGGCTGAGCAGCAACAGCTTGAGCTGAATCTTCGTGCACGTCGTCTTTCTCGTTCAAAG CACCTCAAAACACTATCACGGTTGGTTGCTCTGCTATTACCTTTACAGAAACCATCAACAGATTTTAgtgattttatcttttga
- the LOC102628894 gene encoding pre-mRNA-splicing factor cwf23 isoform X1, giving the protein MGSNMRTICRPHMVFTSLISCRDQARSFIKVSFRSPNYRPRSSSWFGFRELNRTESWFRVNQRRTVVSAANWADEKSPYETLELERDADEEQIKVAYRRLAKFYHPDVYDGRGTLGKGETAEAKFIKIQAAYELLIDEERRRQYDMDNRVNPMKASQAWMEWLIKKRKAFDQRGDMAIAAWAEQQQLELNLRARRLSRSKIDPEEERKILAREMKASKEYFTNTMKRHTLVLKKRDLMRRKAEEEKRKAIGRLLAAEGLELDTDDEAK; this is encoded by the exons ATGGGCAGCAATATGAGAACGATATGTAGGCCTCACATGGTGTTCACTTCACTGATAAGTTGCAGAGACCAAGCTCGATCTTTCATTAAGGTTTCATTTCGAAGCCCTAATTACAGACCTCGATCATCTTCTTGGTTCGGCTTCAGAGAATTGAACCGGACCGAGTCGTGGTTTCGTGTGAATCAGAGGAGGACTGTAGTTAGCGCAGCCAATTGGGCCGATGAAAAATCTCCATACGAAACTCTtg AGCTAGAAAGGGATGCTGATGAAGAGCAGATAAAGGTCGCGTACAGGCGCTTGGCTAAATTCTATCATCCAGATG TCTATGATGGTAGAGGGACTCTTGGGAAAGGGGAAACAGCTGAAGCTAAATTCATTAAGATTCAAGCTGCTTATGAGCTGCTCATTGATGAGGAAAGACGGAGGCAATATGATATGGATAATCGAGTCAACCCAATGAAG GCATCTCAAGCATGGATGGAGTGGCTTATCAAAAAACGAAAAGCTTTTGATCAGCGAGGTGATATGGCCATTGCGGCTTGGGCTGAGCAGCAACAGCTTGAGCTGAATCTTCGTGCACGTCGTCTTTCTCGTTCAAAG ATTGACCCCGAGGAAGAGCGAAAAATTTTGGCTAGAGAAATGAAGGCATCCAAGGAATACTTCACAAATACTATGAAGCGGCACACACTTGTGTTAAAGAAAAGGGACTTGATGAGAAGAAAAGCAGAGGAAGAAAAGCGGAAGGCTATCGGTCGGCTTTTAGCTGCAGAGGGCCTTGAACTTGACACAGATGATGAAGCAAAGTAG
- the LOC102627632 gene encoding transcription factor TGA7 isoform X1 has protein sequence MSSPSSQLATLRRMSIYEPFHQISMWGDTFHGDASPNTGSSTIVQVDTRLDNQTEYLSHNSVEPSRSDQEANKPSEKTQRRLAQNREAARKSRLRKKAYVQQLESSRLKLAQLEQELDRARRQQGIYTGSTSDGSHFGLSGNINPGITAFEMEYSHWVEEQNRQIYELRNALQKHITDIELRILVENGLNHYNNLFRMKADAAKADVLSLISGMWRTSTERFFQWIGGFRPSELLNILMPQLEPLTEQQLIDVCNLRQSSQQAEDALQQGIDKLQQSLVQIITEDQSSSEIYQSQMVAAAEKLEALESFVNQADHLRQQTMQQMYRVLTTRQAARALLALGEYFHRLRALSSLWAAQHLESA, from the exons ATGAGTTCCCCTTCTAGTCAGCTTGCAACCTTGAGAAGGATGAGCATTTATGAGCCATTCCACCAAATTAGCATGTGGGGAGACACCTTTCATGGTGATGCTAGCCCAAATACTGGTTCATCCACAATTGTGCAGGTGGATACTAGGCTAGACAACCAG ACTGAATATCTCTCTCATAATTCAGTGGAGCCTTCCAGAAGCGACCAAGAAGCAAACAAACCTTCTGAGAAG ACACAGAGGCGTTTGGCACAAAATCGCGAAGCAGCTCGGAAAAGTCGCTTGCGGAAAAAG GCATACGTACAACAATTAGAATCAAGCCGTTTGAAATTGGCACAGTTGGAGCAGGAACTTGATAGGGCTAGGCGTCAG CAGGGCATCTACACAGGCAGTACTTCAGATGGCAGTCACTTTGGGTTGTCTGGAAATATAAACCCAG GGATTACTGCATTTGAAATGGAGTACAGTCACTGGGTTGAAGAGCAGAATAGACAGATTTATGAACTTCGAAATGCCCTGCAAAAGCATATAACTGACATAGAGCTTCGTATACTTGTCGAAAATGGCTTGAACCACTATAATAATCTTTTCCGCATGAAAGCAGATGCTGCTAAGGCTGATGTCTTAAGTTTGATTTCGGGCATGTGGAGAACATCAACTGAGCGCTTTTTTCAATGGATTGGGGGATTCCGTCCTTCAGAACTTCTAAAT aTTCTCATGCCTCAACTTGAGCCCTTGACTGAGCAGCAACTTATAGATGTTTGTAATCTTCGGCAATCTTCTCAGCAGGCAGAAGATGCTCTTCAACAAGGAATAGATAAACTCCAGCAAAGTCTAGTGCAGATCATCACGGAAGATcaatcaagttcagaaatcTACCAGTCTCAGATGGTTGCTGCAGCAGAGAAGTTGGAGGCACTAGAGAGCTTTGTGAACCAG GCCGATCATCTTCGACAGCAAACGATGCAGCAAATGTATCGGGTCCTAACAACCCGCCAAGCAGCTCGAGCATTACTTGCCTTGGGGGAATATTTTCACCGTCTTCGTGCTCTTAGTTCACTTTGGGCTGCTCAACACCTTGAATCTGCCTAA
- the LOC102615669 gene encoding chaperonin CPN60-like 1, mitochondrial codes for MSKFGVQLLQNAPKMPVYSIASATGFDHSIVVEKLLEQDNRDLVYDPATGDCIETFKSGNTDLRFQNVRLKARYPILAGNPKLRSGYGR; via the exons ATGTCAAAGTTTGGAGTTCAGCTTTTACAGAATGCTCCTAAG ATGCCCGTATACTCAATTGCTTCTGCTACTGGATTTGATCATTCCATTGTTGTTGAAAAGCTATTAGAACAGGACAATCGTGATCTGGTATACGATCCGGCTACAG GTGATTGTATAGAGACTTTCAAGTCTGGAAATACTGATTTG CGATTTCAAAATGTACGTCTCAAGGCTCGATATCCCATATTGGCTGGAAATCCGAAATTGAGATCCGGCTATGGAAGGTAG
- the LOC102627632 gene encoding transcription factor TGA7 isoform X2, with protein MSSPSSQLATLRRMSIYEPFHQISMWGDTFHGDASPNTGSSTIVQVDTRLDNQTEYLSHNSVEPSRSDQEANKPSEKTQRRLAQNREAARKSRLRKKAYVQQLESSRLKLAQLEQELDRARRQGIYTGSTSDGSHFGLSGNINPGITAFEMEYSHWVEEQNRQIYELRNALQKHITDIELRILVENGLNHYNNLFRMKADAAKADVLSLISGMWRTSTERFFQWIGGFRPSELLNILMPQLEPLTEQQLIDVCNLRQSSQQAEDALQQGIDKLQQSLVQIITEDQSSSEIYQSQMVAAAEKLEALESFVNQADHLRQQTMQQMYRVLTTRQAARALLALGEYFHRLRALSSLWAAQHLESA; from the exons ATGAGTTCCCCTTCTAGTCAGCTTGCAACCTTGAGAAGGATGAGCATTTATGAGCCATTCCACCAAATTAGCATGTGGGGAGACACCTTTCATGGTGATGCTAGCCCAAATACTGGTTCATCCACAATTGTGCAGGTGGATACTAGGCTAGACAACCAG ACTGAATATCTCTCTCATAATTCAGTGGAGCCTTCCAGAAGCGACCAAGAAGCAAACAAACCTTCTGAGAAG ACACAGAGGCGTTTGGCACAAAATCGCGAAGCAGCTCGGAAAAGTCGCTTGCGGAAAAAG GCATACGTACAACAATTAGAATCAAGCCGTTTGAAATTGGCACAGTTGGAGCAGGAACTTGATAGGGCTAGGCGTCAG GGCATCTACACAGGCAGTACTTCAGATGGCAGTCACTTTGGGTTGTCTGGAAATATAAACCCAG GGATTACTGCATTTGAAATGGAGTACAGTCACTGGGTTGAAGAGCAGAATAGACAGATTTATGAACTTCGAAATGCCCTGCAAAAGCATATAACTGACATAGAGCTTCGTATACTTGTCGAAAATGGCTTGAACCACTATAATAATCTTTTCCGCATGAAAGCAGATGCTGCTAAGGCTGATGTCTTAAGTTTGATTTCGGGCATGTGGAGAACATCAACTGAGCGCTTTTTTCAATGGATTGGGGGATTCCGTCCTTCAGAACTTCTAAAT aTTCTCATGCCTCAACTTGAGCCCTTGACTGAGCAGCAACTTATAGATGTTTGTAATCTTCGGCAATCTTCTCAGCAGGCAGAAGATGCTCTTCAACAAGGAATAGATAAACTCCAGCAAAGTCTAGTGCAGATCATCACGGAAGATcaatcaagttcagaaatcTACCAGTCTCAGATGGTTGCTGCAGCAGAGAAGTTGGAGGCACTAGAGAGCTTTGTGAACCAG GCCGATCATCTTCGACAGCAAACGATGCAGCAAATGTATCGGGTCCTAACAACCCGCCAAGCAGCTCGAGCATTACTTGCCTTGGGGGAATATTTTCACCGTCTTCGTGCTCTTAGTTCACTTTGGGCTGCTCAACACCTTGAATCTGCCTAA